The DNA window TCTGGAGcctcatggtggtggtggtggctccGCTCCTCAGCCCCATGTCTGCTGTTGCTGAGGGAGTTGCTGCTGCACTCCTTGGTCCCGTCACTGGAGTGGTTCTCCTTACGGCCGCGCTCAGGAGTGCGGTCAGAGCCCCGGTCCACCTGTGGCCCACCACCCTTGGTCCTGCTCCGTTCCTCGTAAGGGGAGTGGGTTGTCCTCCCTCGGTCACTGGAAAGGCTCCTCCGCTTCCGCCTCTCCTCCCAGGGCTTGGGCAGGCCCCGGTCCCCATCTCCCCAGCGCTCCCCACTCCGGCTGCGCACCGACCGGCTGTAGCCCTCCAGGCTGTTCCGGCGGTCAGAGCTTTTACTAGGGCTGGTCCAGTCCCCTTCCAAAAAGGTCCGGTCTCGGTCCGAGTACAGGAGGTGTGGGGGGGTCCTATCCCGCACCCGTAGGTCTGCATCCAGATTTCGGTGCCGGGTATATCCGTCTGGCAGCAGCTCATAATGCacagggaggggtgagggctGGTACTGCTGGGGATACCGAGTCTCCTCTGCTTTGGCAAAATCCACACGCAGCCTCCGGTCTGGACCACCCAAGGGAAAGCCCCTCATTTTTGCACAGGCGGCCTGAGCTGCATCCAAGCTTTCGTACTGGATGTAAGCAAAGCTATCTCCCTTGACGTGATCAATGGTCCGAATGCTCCCAAAGCGGTCAAACTCCCGGGCCAGAGCGGCCAGTGAGGTGTTAGGTCCCAGGCCGCCCACCCAGAGGCGAGTGGTGGGGTTGGCCTTGCCATAGCCTATCTTAATGGGGTTTCGGCCAATCACCCGGCCCGACATAGCCACCTTAGCCCTGTGGGCCATGTCTAGGTTCTGGAACTTGAGGAAGGCATACGCACCACCTTGGCCACGGGCAGGTCTCTTAATGACCACTTCCTCAATGATGCCGTACTTCTCAAAGGCCCGCCGCAACTCCACCTCAGACACGCTGTGGTCCAGGTTCCCGATGAAGAGGTTGCGCGTGGCCCGCTGGTCATCTTCAGGCATCAGGTCCTCCTCGCACACAGCAGGGTAGCCGTAGGGGCGCCCACGGTCGTCATACAGCCCGTAGTAGTCCAGGGCTCGCTCCCGGGATAGTCCCActgcggcggcagcggcagcatCCAGGGCAAAGGCTGCTGCAGCGTGGCGGGCGCGGGGCTCTCGCAGAGGCGGGGCAGCTACTGGGGACAGCGAGCGCTGCTTGTACTGGTAGCCGCCGTGCAGGGGTAGGTAGCCGAGCGGGTCGGCGGGCGTGGGCGGCCCCGGGGGCGGCGTGGAGGCGGCagcgctgctgctgctgcttcgcCGGCTGCTCCCACCGCCGCCGCCACGCAGGTACACGGGCTCCACCTTGAGCGGCCGGTCGTAGAGCAGCAGCTGGCGGGCCAGGGCGTGCTGGCGGGCCTCGCGTGCGTCCTGCGGGTGCCGGAAGTTCACGTAGGCCACGCGGCCCAGCTCCGGTGTGTGCGACAGGCGCAGGCTGATCTCGCCAAAGCGCTTGAACTGGTGGAAGAGCCGGTCCTCGAGGTGCTCGGCGGGCAGCGCGGGGCTGAGGCTGCTGATGAGCAGCGTCTTGTAC is part of the Mustela nigripes isolate SB6536 chromosome 2, MUSNIG.SB6536, whole genome shotgun sequence genome and encodes:
- the LOC132012288 gene encoding LOW QUALITY PROTEIN: putative RNA-binding protein 15B (The sequence of the model RefSeq protein was modified relative to this genomic sequence to represent the inferred CDS: deleted 1 base in 1 codon; substituted 3 bases at 3 genomic stop codons); the protein is MKRQSERDSSPSGRGXSSSGKRPREREREAEASGRQAAHKASSSAKHPVPTRAXDKPRGTGGSGRGAGDANHRASSGRSSGSGAGGGGCGGTASGDPGASGASPRASPLPPPPPPPGAEPADPGSXAAAPEYKTLLISSLSPALPAEHLEDRLFHQFKRFGEISLRLSHTPELGRVAYVNFRHPQDAREARQHALARQLLLYDRPLKVEPVYLRGGGGGSSRRSSSSSAAASTPPPGPPTPADPLGYLPLHGGYQYKQRSLSPVAAPPLREPRARHAAAAFALDAAAAAAVGLSRERALDYYGLYDDRGRPYGYPAVCEEDLMPEDDQRATRNLFIGNLDHSVSEVELRRAFEKYGIIEEVVIKRPARGQGGAYAFLKFQNLDMAHRAKVAMSGRVIGRNPIKIGYGKANPTTRLWVGGLGPNTSLAALAREFDRFGSIRTIDHVKGDSFAYIQYESLDAAQAACAKMRGFPLGGPDRRLRVDFAKAEETRYPQQYQPSPLPVHYELLPDGYTRHRNLDADLRVRDRTPPHLLYSDRDRTFLEGDWTSPSKSSDRRNSLEGYSRSVRSRSGERWGDGDRGLPKPWEERRKRRSLSSDRGRTTHSPYEERSRTKGGGPQVDRGSDRTPERGRKENHSSDGTKECSSNSLSNSRHGAEERSHHHHHEAPDSSHGKKTRESERNHRTAEAEAKPLEEPKHETKKLKNLSEYAQTLQLGWNGLLVLKNSCFPTSMHILEGDQGVITGLLKDHTSGSKLTQLKIAQRLRLDQPKLDEVTRRIKQGSPNGYAVLLATQATPSGPGTEGMPAVEPGLQRRLLRNLVSYLKQKQAAGVISLPVGGSKGRDSRGMLYAFPPCDFSQQYLQSALRTLGKLEEEHMVIVIVRDTA